The sequence NNNNNNNNNNNNNNNNNNNNNNNNNNNNNNNNNNNNNNNNNNNNNNNNNNNNNNNNNNNNNNNNNNNNNNNNNNNNNNNNNNNNNNNNNNNNNNNNNNNNNNNNNNNNNNNNNNNNNNNNNNNNNNNNNNNNNNNNNNNNNNNNNNNNNNNNNNNNNNNNNNNNNNNNNNNNNNNNNNNNNNNNNNNNNNNNNNNNNNNNNNNNNNNNNNNNNNNNNNNNNNNNNNNNNNNNNNNNNNNNNNNNNNNNNNNNNNNNNNNNNNNNNNNNNNNNNNNNNNNNNNNNNNNNNNNNNNNNNNNNNNNNNNNNNNNNNNNNNNNNNNNNNNNNNNNNNNNNNNNNNNNNNNNNNNNNNNNNNNNNNNNNNNNNNNNNNNNNNNNNNNNNNNNNNNNNNNNNNNNNNNNNNNNNNNNNNNNNNNNNNNNNNNNNNNNNNNNNNNNNNNNNNNNNNNNNNNNNNNNNNNNNNNNNNNNNNNNNNNNNNNNNNNNNNNNNNNNNNNNNNNNNNNNNNNNNNNNNNNNNNNNNNNNNNNNNNNNNNNNNNNNNNNNNNNNNNNNNNNNNNNNNNNNNNNNNNNNNNNNNNNNNNNNNNNNNNNNNNNNNNNNNNNNNNNNNNNNNNNNNNNNNNNNNNNNNNNNNNNNNNNNNNNNNNNNNNNNNNNNNNNNNNNNNNNNNNNNNNNNNNNNNNNNNNNNNNNNNNNNNNNNNNNNNNNNNNNNNNNNNNNNNNNNNNNNNNNNNNNNNNNNNNNNNNNNNNNNNNNNNNNNNNNNNNNNNNNNNNNNNNNNNNNNNNNNNNNNNNNNNNNNNNNNNNNNNNNNNNNNNNNNNNNNNNNNNNNNNNNNNNNNNNNNNNNNNNNNNNNNNNNNNNNNNNNNNNNNNNNNNNNNNNNNNNNNNNNNNNNNNNNNNNNNNNNNNNNNNNNNNNNNNNNNNNNNNNNNNNNNNNNNNNNNNNNNNNNNNNNNNNNNNNNNNNNNNNNNNNNNNNNNNNNNNNNNNNNNNNNNNNNNNNNNNNNNNNNNNNNNNNNNNNNNNNNNNNNNNNNNNNNNNNNNNNNNNNNNNNNNNNNNNNNNNNNNNNNNNNNNNNNNNNNNNNNNNNNNNNNNNNNNNNNNNNNNNNNNNNNNNNNNNNNNNNNNNNNNNNNNNNNNNNNNNNNNNNNNNNNNNNNNNNNNNNNNNNNNNNNNNNNNNNNNNNNNNNNNNNNNNNNNNNNNNNNNNNNNNNNNNNNNNNNNNNNNNNNNNNNNNNNNNNNNNNNNNNNNNNNNNNNNNNNNNNNNNNNNNNNNNNNNNNNNNNNNNNNNNNNNNNNNNNNNNNNNNNNNNNNNNNNNNNNNNNNNNNNNNNNNNNNNNNNNNNNNNNNNNNNNNNNNNNNNNNNNNNNNNNNNNNNNNNNNNNNNNNNNNNNNNNNNNNNNNNNNNNNNNNNNNNNNNNNNNNNNNNNNNNNNNNNNNNNNNNNNNNNNNNNNNNNNNNNNNNNNNNNNNNNNNNNNNNNNNNNNNNNNNNNNNNNNNNNNNNNNNNNNNNNNNNNNNNNNNNNNNNNNNNNNNNNNNNNNNNNNNNNNNNNNNNNNNNNNNNNNNNNNNNNNNNNNNNNNNNNNNNNNNNNNNNNNNNNNNNNNNNNNNNNNNNNNNNNNNNNNNNNNNNNNNNNNNNNNNNNNNNNNNNNNNNNNNNNNNNNNNNNNNNNNNNNNNNNNNNNNNNNNNNNNNNNNNNNNNNNNNNNNNNNNNNNNNNNNNNNNNNNNNNNNTGTATGACTAATcctttgaaaatattgttttcaattcTTTCCAAGCAGGAATCTTCTATGGATGTAGAGAGTGTGACTTTGTGAAGAGAGATGAGAGCTTTGGAAGATAAGTGATTTGATGGGGAAGATACTTGTTCGAATGAGTTTTTATAGGGAGAATCAATTTGTCTTCATTCTACaatttaatagataaattaatcatatgtaTCTATCAgagtattaaaaatttaattatgttcAGTGGATCAACCatatgaataataaaaataataatgctcgaaaaattattatcatttttcaTGGTTGAGTCACGTCACCAAACTTTACATAACAATGTGAAAATCCACCAACCAAGATACATTGGTCGGCCATTTGGTTGCATAACATATTCTTCTATGCAATATACtaacaaaaaagtaattattttaatcagTAAAAATAGTATTATGTAATGaaaaactagtatatatataatttccttatatatatattttctatattcttttttttttttttaaacattgaCCAGTTGGAGCCAATTTGCTTCAAATGAAATATACAGATCCCATAAAATGTGGATGCTTGAGTCATTTTTACTCGCAAATAAAAATACgacattaatttttataacattAGGTTCGTTTGTCTATACTAAAATAGCTggcaaatcatatataaataaattaacttgcaatataccctttttcaaaacaaaataaaacctaGTGTAACGATAcatataaaactcaaaaccgTATTGATATCTAGTTCCATATGAATAACATACTGGTCAAACGTGCAAAAATGCACAAATATAATGGATATTTGATTCCTTCGCCGTTAAAACGAATATATTGAACTAGTTCCACTAGCAGTAACGAGTATCTAACATCTATTGCTCTTTTAAAATGGGTTAAAGTTGAAACTtcgatttgaaatttttttgcaattttttttactattattaagaTAGTGTACCTTAAGAAAACTGCACTCGTTAAAGGTGCCTTAAGAAAGCAATAATCTAAAGAAACTTCGTAAGCtcaaataccaaaaaatattatactgcTAAAAGCTGCCAAAGATTATGTATATGATACTTTTCATCAAACCCAACATAATTGGAACAagattaagtttttatttacttGAAATTTTCGATTGTGAGcttttatatacaaattttacaTAATAGCCGAAAACATAATCCCACATGTCTTTTCTCGTGTTCCACCACGAAATCAGCCGTAACTTGAACCTGGCCCTTGCTTCACACAGTTTCCAGTACTTAACCATTCATATAGTATTACGTACACAATCTCTCCATTTTGAatagttatataataaatttaaattaatttgagtTAATAACTGTTTTCAAATACCGAAACCtacatagatatattttatCAGCGCCTCAATTcttgaaaatttgttttgtgtcCCCTACTATATTATAGTCCCGATTTTTCCCTATGGCATGCATGCTTCAAAAACAGAACATTTTGAACTTGTAAATATTGTTTGTTATATGTTCAACTACGTACACACAACACACACTGCATACCGTATTACGGCCGCGTACAGTCATTATAACCACAATCCAtcgaagttttgttttttttgtttcttttatatatcaaggaaaataaaagaaaacaataataacaattttaatatcttattatttGAACAAAAAGACACAAGTCTTGAACTAATGTTGTCTTGGTAGTTCTTCTTGTTCAATTATTAAGAATTTCTGAAGTAagataacataataaaaatagagaaagaaaacaaaacctaacataaaaataaataaattagaagaaGCATGTGGAGCATGCTGCACGTGAAATTGGCATGGCTAAGGGTTTCTGTTTGGCATAACCTAGACAATTTTCGTTCAATTGTCCCCttactaattaatttactaATACCAATACTCTAATTCGTTTCATTAGAAACCATTAACACGATAATTTTACCATATTCAATTATATGGCTTAATTAACAATGAAGTTGAAACACAATTAAGACTCACTAACCCGTATCTTGTTGCTGGTCTTGGATGATTCAAAAGATAGTGTCCGTAGTTAAAAACTTGTCCGGTGCAACGCACCAAGAAACAATTTCgactttgtaattttggtttacTAATCATTCGAACTAAGGCTGATTGGATTCTTGCTAATGAAGCATCCAATATCTTGGAACTAGTATTCTAGCTAGTAATCTAATCAAGATGCTTACATATACAAACATCGATGCATTATCCATCTATATTAATATTCCTTGACCCATACTTTTGTCCTTAGTGTATTTCTATGCGCCACTTTGAACACTTATTTAACTAAAAGTCTCCTAATCATTGTGGTACTTTAATTTTCTAATGAAATTTtgttattagataaaaaaatatagacgATATGTCTCCAAACATTTTATCATAGAGGCTTAACGGGCCATTAAATAAAGAATTAACGGGCCTTAACAGGCTAAGTTATAACTTGCGATTAAGTAACTTTTTATGGACCCAATTGAGTTTTACTGGGCTTTAAATATCGTATACTTTTGTCAAAGAAATTTCGAAGCtataaaaaagtcaaaaactgaTGAACACGAAAGAGCAGAGATCTCCAAAGATCCTTactttgatttgattatttCCTGTGTTTTCTCCGACCTATTCAGATGTATAAAggtaggcctgggcattcggttaaccattcggtttcggttcggttgtattcggtttcggttattttggatatagtaatatagtaaccatttggatatttttgaaatttcggttcggttcggttcggtttctttcggttcggtttcggtttggttatttaaataaataaccataactaacataaattatattaacattaaccaaataaaccaaatataaccaaaactaaccgaatataaccaaaattaaccaaatatacaataacaaaaatacaaaaaagggaaaaatatggattcaattttacaaaatagtatttaactttgtaaattcaaaataataacatttacatatattgattattcaaaatatttaattgttttgaatctagaaataatttatattttaagtttattttatagtttgcataatattaagtatataatatttgatatcttctaggttttcggatatttcggttaaccatttaattgtcggttcggttcggttcggtttcggttagtttggatatagattttactaaccattcgggtatttgaaaaatttcggttcggttcggtttggtttttttcggttcggtttcggtcggttatttggttatcggttattttgcccagccctataTAAAGGTTTCATCACAGACAAGACAACAATATAATGGCGATTGTATGATCATCATAGTGTGATGAGGAAGCTATcataaaagagaaagatagagtTTAATAAGATAAGAGCTGAAAGACCTATACAAAACTTGGATTTAGGTGCGGTAACACATAAAATAGTTACCATAAAATTCGAATGTCGAGTGTCCATGGAATTCAAATCTAACTCTTGTACCAAAAATAATAGCGGAATGTGTTAATTTTGCTTTCAGAgtaatttaaatgaaaacatGGACCATAACTGAGATCAGATGATGAATGTGACATGATGATTATAACATGCACGTGGTTTACATATGCAACACAAAGCTACTCCCTCCCTTTTATTTGTccactttttttgttattgttgttgttgttatctttgGAATGCTTAGAAAGAGAATTCCATATTTCATGCTATATATTGAAAACAACCATAAGCATTCATAGTGGGTTGGTCCATCACAACAATTCACATGTTACCTAGACCAAGCTCCTTAGAAATCAAAGATAACGTCCTGCTTAATCGATATCACATAGTTTGAAATGTTGTTTATATGTAATTCACTTTATACATAGTTGATTCTCTTGGtctctaaaacataaaattgacTTCCAAATATACATATGGACAGCGTTAGAGGTTTCAGCTAAAGAAGAGAAGCTGTTACAACAAAAGGTTAGGCATCAATCAATGAATGATAGATATGTCATTTTCATATTATTCTATTGTGATGAATTTCAGATATGTGGATATATAGGTAGGAGACTATGTTATCAACGATAAACATCTTATTCACTATATCTCACACATTCATAAATGAGACTATAAACATCAACTTCGCGTATCAACCCGGACTAACTCATAAGTGAATAGAACCAGCTGCCATAACTTTCAACTCATCCGTAGCTCATAAATAGTATGTAGTCGAGATTCGAGATTCGAGAATATTAATGTTTATAATAAAGAGAGCAATAACAGACTATGTACATACAtactccttttcttctctttatatataagtttttaaaaaattcagaCATGTTAATTAtaagatcaaataaaattttcacacatgtaaattataaatttttctatttgcaatttttttttcagtcaatTTGATAACAGTGAAAAATAGGCAAACATGTTAAATCAATCAATCTTGTCAGACTAATCAGTTCCATACTTGAAGTTTTAACTGTCActatacaaattaaaacatgaaaaagaaacCAGAACTAATATAGATCATAACCTTTCGAGGAAAAATTGGAACAAGCCAAGTGaatttgtttactatatatggATTACACCCAAAAAGCAGAAGACAAAAAAGTTCAAACTTTATtgtgagattttattatatctaaGTCATCCAATTATAGTTCAACATATaattatcttataatatttttcaagaGATATTATATTGAAATACCCTATAtaacgaaacaaaattaaagatgaGTCAGAAAACTACAAAGCAAGTCAATATCTTAAGTgataataaaaaaccaaaaaaaaactcaacgaTGCCTTTAACATTCAAAGGTACATTGCCTCCCTCTCACAATCCTCCGTTGCTCTTTCATAGCAAAATATTCAGTTCTAATGGCTTTGCATGGCGAAGAGCTTGAGTTTAACTTTAACCTAAGAGAATTGACTCGAAAAGGTCATTTTCGCAGTCATGTAACTTGCGAAAATGGAATATCTAGAAGGTTCTCTGCCTCATGTGTCCGAAGCTTCAGAGAAGATCACAAGTCTTGTACAACAAACTTCACCATCCCTAGTACTCTGTCTTCTCCTGGCTACTCCCTCAAAGGTATATTAAATGTATAACCTCTCTTTATTATGATATATCTTGTTTcttagaaaaatgttttgtaattttgatatttttgtgaCAGATGAGATTGACCCATCAGATTATTCCTTCACTAGTGCACTCAAGGGTAAGTTTCgaagattgaaacttttgagaATTTCGACCTATTCTAAGCATTTGCTAATTTGAATAACTAATCAAACCATCGGGTGCTACGTCGTATTTATAGTAATTGTTGTCAATTaagaaaaagctaaaaagaCAATTCTGCTAAAATCATTACGTTTCGATAAATCTTTGTTCAAATTTGAATCAACAACTAAGTCATTATATTACACTGTattagtttgtttatatatcatTGCTAATAATAAAAGGAAGCTCTGTTatacaagaacagagaaaatacaataataactttttaaaaagttttgttttatttgctaAACAGCATTGCAAGCAAAAACAATGTACAAGAAGAAATGTGATTGGTTGAAACCAGAAGGGGTTGTTGAGCTAAACTCGAAATGGAACGAAGCAGAGAAGTACATCTGCAATCCTTTGTCTGGTGAAGTTCCTATAGAGTGTTTGTCTTCTAGAACCCTAAATTCAAGATCCTTCAGAAACTTATCCACCACGCATTCTCCTCCATTCACGATTTTGCCTTCCAATCATAATTTCAACAATCCAAGAACGATTAATACTCCTACCGTCAGAATCATTCATGAGGATTCTAGATCTCCATATCCTGTTCTTATCCAAGGTGATTGTTAATGATCTCGATTTATTTAATGGGTTtttatttataaccaaaaagaGTTTGGGGGTGTTTTTGAGCAGAAAAGAAAGTTGTGGGGTTGAAACGAGACGTGGGTGTCCAGAGTGCACCGGCCACGACGTCGCCGATCATGGAGAGATCAACGAAAAGACAggtggaagatgatgattcGCCGGTTGAGTATGCACTAAAGTTGAAAGCTCAACAAGAGGTACACATATGTTCAATTTTGCTATgataattcttgatttaacacaACAcattcattattaatttaaacatttttataaaatttgggtCGATAATCAAATGCTCTTACTGTATATAAGTATAACTCGTGATATAATCAACGGTAACATAGACAACTAGTACAAGattcttctctctcaaaaagaagcgttttaaaagtaaaattttgtctaagaaaaaaaaagttacttttaTGTTAAACATGTTTAGATTAAATTTGGAAAGGGGCATCATACTCATTTAGTTATGCCCTTTGAGAACAATATTAACTTAGTAACAATGATTATCAATTCTGGTACTACGATTTTGCATTGGGCCATTCGAAATAATTGAAATCATGTAAATAAAGGTACTGTACGTAATCATTGCATAAAACTTTGAATTCGTTTGTGCAATTAGATTCTTTCACAGATAAGAGAACACAAACTACATGAATGCTCAGTgtataattttcgtttttttaatcaTAGAGTAGACAGTGATGAGACTCcacgttttgtttgtttatacataaaaatactGTATCCCTTTTGAGATGTGTCTTCTTCatgatattttgattataaaaatgaCAAATGGTGATACAATACGTTGATAGTAGTATCCATCATAGAAAACACAGAATCGTCCAACTTCGATTTTCTAATTATTTCATGAAAAATCTTCTATTGGACCCCATGTTATGATTTTGTGTAGTCTACATTGAAAAggcttaatatatatatatgtgcacgTTTGTATATATACCCAAAGATACTTTTACGAGTTGAACCATTCAACCAATAACAGTTTTTTTATAGTGATTAACCCACCTGATTAGTTGCTTATGTTGACGGGTGTTTTCAGGATTTGAAGGATGTCaagtcagaagaagaaaaggagcaAAATATGATAAGgaaagaaatcgaagaagacgatagagagaaggagacaaaaaagaaaagaggaagtaGGTGTTTCTCCTGGATGAGGAAAATGCATAGACAACCAAGAAAATCCAAATGCATCTTTCACATTTGTCTACCTCATCTTATCAATACTACTTGTTGAACCAATAATATTCTagtaagaaataaaagaaagaccaTCATTGGTTTACACAATAATAATGTAGCACTGGTTTCAACATCATATGCTTGTGTCTCTCTCCATTTTTTACTTGGTGTATTTGAAGTATGTAACTTCatattatatgaaatttattgaaGTTTTTTCGTTGGTACACGTtacatgtttttaaattttgttttataagatTGTAAAAGACAACTTTTTTgttcaagtttttttgtttttaacaaactaAGGACTCTGGCATTACCAATATCTCCCACtatcaaaattatttgtaaaattttccTTGAAATCAAAATTACTCTTACAAAAAGATTATTTCATAGGGAAATAAGCATGTTTTTGCCCCTTTCctttttataaattacatacTCTCCTTTTGCCATCCTTAGTATGAATCACAttgcttttcttctcttcataACTTGTTCATTGACTGGTATGCCATTGAGGATCAAATATCATCGGACTTCCATTCAACAACTGCAAGAGTGTGGCGGCCACCACAAGCGATCGACTTAGCTGAccattttccttcttcttcttcgtcggcATGATTAAAGCTTCCTTCAGGTGGAGGTATCATTATAGGTAATTCCAATGGTTGTCCTGTTGTTACTTTCCTTCCATATCCAAGTCTACCATGATCTCCTCTACCAAACTGATCcaaaagagaaacatgatcagAGAGGGACGAATGTTTTTATAAGGCTTCAGGACTAAACCCGAAAGCAGTTTTCTTGGTTTGAAGGGACTAACCGAGAAGATTCTGCCATCTCTTGTCAAAGCAACTGAATGTGTTCCCCCACAAGAAACCTAATTTTTTAGGAAAGAAGAGATCTCAagattattaaaagttaaatgCTTTACCTGAATGATAGATCACTCACTGAAGTTTGAAGCATTACTTACCTGAATTATATCTTCTTCAGATAGAAGATTTACTTTCTGTGGAACCATTTTGCTGCTCTTGTCATTGTCACCGAACCCTAGTCTTCCGTGCTCTCCTCTTCCCCAACCATACACCTAAGAATCAGAAGACCAATTAATCATATCTACCACATggtgagaatgagaatgagaagagaaggGAATATAGAAACTTTGAGAATGAGTTATTCTACTACCTCTCCTGTATCGGTTAAAGCCGTTGAATGCCACCCACCAGCAGCAATATCGACCTANTACATACTCTCCTTTTGCCATCCTTAGTATGAATCACAttgcttttcttctcttcataACTTGTTCATTGACTGGTATGCCATTGAGGATCAAATATCATCGGACTTCCATTCAACAACTGCAAGAGTGTGGCGGCCACCACAAGCGATCGACTTAGCTGAccattttccttcttcttcttcgtcggcATGATTAAAGCTTCCTTCAGGTGGAGGTATCATTATAGGTAATTCCAATGGTTGTCCTGTTGTTACTTTCCTTCCATATCCAAGTCTACCATGATCTCCTCTACCAAACTGATCcaaaagagaaacatgatcagAGAGGGACGAATGTTTTTATAAGGCTTCAGGACTAAACCCGAAAGCAGTTTTCTTGGTTTGAAGGGACTAACCGAGAAGATTCTGCCATCTCTTGTCAAAGCAACTGAATGTGTTCCCCCACAAGAAACCTAATTTTTTAGGAAAGAAGAGATCTCAagattattaaaagttaaatgCTTTACCTGAATGATAGATCACTCACTGAAGTTTGAAGCATTACTTACCTGAATTATATCTTCTTCAGATAGAAGATTTACTTTCTGTGGAACCATTTTGCTGCTCTTGTCATTGTCACCGAACCCTAGTCTTCCGTGCTCTCCTCTTCCCCAACCATACACCTAAGAATCAGAAGACCAATTAATCATATCTACCACATggtgagaatgagaatgagaagagaaggGAATATAGAAACTTTGAGAATGAGTTATTCTACTACCTCTCCTGTATCGGTTAAAGCCGTTGAATGCCACCCACCAGCAGCAATATCGACCTACAGATGCGTTTCACAACATCAGAATCACTTTTTACAAGTTTAATGGGTATAAATAGGAAtcaagaaaagggaaaaaaagccGAACCAAAGTGAGATCATCAAGGCCTTGGACTGGAACAGGATGAGATGTTGGCTGGGTGTCACCGGTTCCAAGATGTCCGTATTCGTTATTACCCCATGCCAATAATCTGCCACCTTCTTCAAGAGCCAGATTATGAAATGCTCCAACAGCGATAAGACGAACATATTCAAGACCTTGAACTCTTACAGGAACAgatatttgttttctgtaatTTGGAGGAAACCAAACTCAACACTCAAGTAATAGCTTAAGAATGCACAAAATGAATGCTATTGATATGAGTTTAATTGTTCTCTATATACATGTCACCAGGAGGCCAAGGTTGACCCCAAGTCCACACATGACCTTCACGTGTCAGAACCACCGAGTGAGTACCACCTGCAGCTACCTGTTCAGAAAATTAGACCTCAAATGGTTTATTCATACATCAACATCAAAGAGTAGAAACACAGATTTAGTTTTGAGGCAATGCAGAGAGGTTTTAGAATTAGAATACAAGCAAGTTTACCTGTCGGACTGTAAGTTTCGGGGCACAACGCTTAGGTATCACAATATCTCTTCGCACGGGCCTACCCATCTCGTCTTTTAAAGGCTCTTCACCACATTGTCCATACTCATTCCCACCTACGTGCatttcataatcaatttcaATAGGTTTCAACAAGCAAAACATATAGAGAGAATGAAACAATAACACAGGTGTTACCCCACGCATATGCTCGGCCCTGATCATTAACAGCTAAACAATGCCAACCACCAATTGCTGCCTATTAAAATAACAGTACATTTTAAAGGTATTCATTACAAAACAATACATTCaaaggtaaaaactaaaaacactaAACAGTAACGAAATTCACAATAgattagtagaagaagaaaaaaaaaaagatcaaacctGAGTGATCTTGACATTGGCAAGAGCCTTAACTCGACTAGggatgttttctgtttttgtttctggtgGGTGTCCTAATGTACCTCTTTGATTCCAACCCCATGTAAACATCTGAGACCAGTTCAAACAACCATGTAACATAACTTAGTGAAATAGagcttttaaaatcttaacttgGCCAATTCAAGTCACCAAAAGTACTGAAATAAGAACCAGAATCAGACCAATTCCatgataacaaaaccaaaacctgttAAAGAAAACAACTTTGAGCTATTGGCCAACTTCTAATAAAGATTCACAGCTAGGAGACTTTTCAAACAACAGGGGAAGACAAATAAACAAACCATGTTTCTAGTTCCTTCAAATCTTAAGAGAACTTGTAAAACCAAACAGTAAACGCCCTCTTCTTTTTTGGCTATAACAGATAAATATGAGCTCCCCTAATACATAAAAGACCAAATTAAAACAAGACAAATCTCATTCCAATGAATATTCGGATAGTACCGTGCCATCATCGCAAATGGCGAGGGAGTTACGGCTACCAGAGACAACGGAGCGAACAGAGTAAGGCTCAAGAGCTTTAACGACACAAGCCCATTCCTTGTCTTCGTTGGTACCAATTCCTAGTTGCCCATCTTNTTCACCACATTGTCCATACTCATTCCCACCTACGTGCatttcataatcaatttcaATAGGTTTCAACAAGCAAAACATATAGAGAGAATGAAACAATAACACAGGTGTTACCCCACGCATATGCTCGGCCCTGATCATTAACAGCTAAACAATGCCAACCACCAATTGCTGCCTATTAAAATAACAGTACATTTTAAAGGTATTCATTACAAAACAATACATTCaaaggtaaaaactaaaaacactaAACAGTAACGAAATTCACAATAgattagtagaagaagaaaaaaaaaaagatcaaacctGAGTGATCTTG comes from Camelina sativa cultivar DH55 chromosome 19, Cs, whole genome shotgun sequence and encodes:
- the LOC104763862 gene encoding uncharacterized protein LOC104763862 — translated: MALHGEELEFNFNLRELTRKGHFRSHVTCENGISRRFSASCVRSFREDHKSCTTNFTIPSTLSSPGYSLKDEIDPSDYSFTSALKALQAKTMYKKKCDWLKPEGVVELNSKWNEAEKYICNPLSGEVPIECLSSRTLNSRSFRNLSTTHSPPFTILPSNHNFNNPRTINTPTVRIIHEDSRSPYPVLIQEKKVVGLKRDVGVQSAPATTSPIMERSTKRQVEDDDSPVEYALKLKAQQEDLKDVKSEEEKEQNMIRKEIEEDDREKETKKKRGSRCFSWMRKMHRQPRKSKCIFHICLPHLINTTC
- the LOC104763865 gene encoding serine/threonine-protein kinase Nek8-like; amino-acid sequence: MVPQKVNLLSEEDIIQVSCGGTHSVALTRDGRIFSFGRGDHGRLGYGRKVTTGQPLELPIMIPPPEGSFNHADEEEEGKWSAKSIACGGRHTLAVVEWKSDDI
- the LOC104763864 gene encoding ultraviolet-B receptor UVR8 isoform X2 translates to MVSATSIIAWGSGEDGQLGIGTNEDKEWACVVKALEPYSVRSVVSGSRNSLAICDDGTMFTWGWNQRGTLGHPPETKTENIPSRVKALANVKITQAAIGGWHCLAVNDQGRAYAWGGNEYGQCGEEPLKDEMGRPVRRDIVIPKRCAPKLTVRQVAAGGTHSVVLTREGHVWTWGQPWPPGDIKQISVPVRVQGLEYVRLIAVGAFHNLALEEGGRLLAWGNNEYGHLGTGDTQPTSHPVPVQGLDDLTLVDIAAGGWHSTALTDTGEVYGWGRGEHGRLGFGDNDKSSKMVPQKVNLLSEEDIIQVSCGGTHSVALTRDGRIFSFGRGDHGRLGYGRKVTTGQPLELPIMIPPPEGSFNHADEEEEGKWSAKSIACGGRHTLAVVEWKSDDI
- the LOC104763864 gene encoding ultraviolet-B receptor UVR8 isoform X1; its protein translation is MVSATSIIAWGSGEDGQLGIGTNEDKEWACVVKALEPYSVRSVVSGSRNSLAICDDGTMFTWGWNQRGTLGHPPETKTENIPSRVKALANVKITQAAIGGWHCLAVNDQGRAYAWGGNEYGQCGEEPLKDEMGRPVRRDIVIPKRCAPKLTVRQVAAGGTHSVVLTREGHVWTWGQPWPPGDIKQISVPVRVQGLEYVRLIAVGAFHNLALEEGGRLLAWGNNEYGHLGTGDTQPTSHPVPVQGLDDLTLVDIAAGGWHSTALTDTGEVYGWGRGEHGRLGFGDNDKSSKMVPQKVNLLSEEDIIQVSCGGTHSVALTRDGRIFSFGRGDHGRLGYGRKVTTGQPLELPIMIPPPEGSFNHADEEEEGKWSAKSIACGGRHTLAVVEWKSDDI